In one window of Mucilaginibacter auburnensis DNA:
- a CDS encoding RHS repeat-associated core domain-containing protein, giving the protein MTRLLKTFTIIIFLLLAIVRTYAAVETTSYSTVGQLKVGDKFSLLDDKFKLNLPYWDQIINRSVKNSVNLQLFDTELIQAPAGTVFTVVVKIDQFINNNTPPTTSTQTLTVSYNQNGGTTYNAISSYVFNNAFRVDVEVLSITSSTYPTFNDIPWVLKVSADITVDRIYPFSGSKPIAITAPDEILTGAKTFDLEWAFEIGDEEFDVEWTTIDENSPFSVTIAGMQSNAVVSAEEMDKLFRNNATRIVTQNNKYPISLAYNEKYLLVRIRRAAYNIDGVRITGDWTYKCKTSTNNLIKYNCWLLKWHEDKLNWQFSASFAEEGKRKEVISYFDGTLRNRQTVSIGNREKNKPVVSVVQENIYDEFGRPAASILPTPINKEENLQANVPYLNYQKKFNQNTSGSPYSITDIFNSVGVNCEVLPNPIFGSFGAGKYYSANNGFKTATDPKYNQYIPDAEGYPFSITQYTTDNTGRIKLQGGVGAQFQPGTGVTSNTTKYYYGKPTQRELDQLFGTDVGYAEHYTKNMVVDPNGQISLSYLNASGKTIATALSGANPTNVDELRSLTDADMGEKDEVIFKPEQFIFSNSDLKITATTSYMNAVPGQKVTLKYNLQQIVTKYPNAQVDICSNCYYDLTISIVDDCGDVISVPGFITTVGSKVEMKGIEPYKNDQFVNISFARTGEYKIKFELAYDRQAINDYTEKFVQEGISRNYLKQQFDFIKEGFLSKMNAADCYTDCRTCVIELADNVAFKAMALKEFKLLDIQDKTGQLYTDINSFIDGLYLDLKTACDNKQQTCSYSDCNAYQNVMLSHLSPGGQYATFSKAYVPPPFSQYITLYLPNEAQTNELSKHFNDVFHPSVLPAQNDADFITLVDGSRIWIYSPEFTLARMIENWRPEWALKFLQYHPEYCKLQYCQESSKYTTWEQMIRINVFGETTLSRIPGASPNITYADGAYTLLSGIDPFFSTTSTYGAQYEDDIEADLQNYTTRILKINNRPGLSLYDYVKYQLYCKDNDVGTSATWPVCNPSCRLKDREWELFSELYFQLREKYYVKGRTDYLNARGAACSCVRNIGTPITGPQSSNACPIKENFRLNVSSYDGYGTEWEVKVYNIMGSVPQKVMVKLSYTEGGTTKYINVPIAAGQGEGTVLLPFAVNYSTIAINSVVCGNVSINLQVENIQTQSLPYDYQQDWGSGTYRFYGQDTKHKIKISLRDNSGIPVAAPEGGFDVYVKTKKTLNMYSWVLYSLLNTLLSESEPIQVVHIDAGLYYALGNEYTSSLTTFYTPGNVAPYITKDQIALTCVYPIAGINSITGLTVCTDGYEEPTISCSNEAYYANKTAVFSESSTQTITVPQDGKDAVLAQNQSAFTAQINSNCADAINEWMLKLEPGLRAKYPNLNDFENVERDLRARLYAVCAKGGDVTHMMGVSELVPGILTSYQDNSFGDAIKSYTLANAKFTAGLNPWLLSYPNPYNKQKMSQTARVTKINSTIDAALKALKTSYQNSLPVSQSYSNAGFYNYLKNQYGELAMTISEVELADLVNASNCNYLLQYNILLPAFLRDGGCVTRSAYDLALNQLHSAFDISPSALMAHANYPAILTNFMNNRFGFGLTYADYKAYNTTGLLCNSIYNNEKPIDPYDCIRTTLVSALTSGVFAYEKYIQDEKNKFRAFYISQCALAQNTVNLKSTSPKYHYTLYYYDQADNLVRTVPPEGVKLLDDSQLKWIEQNRLSESSNCTDAPIICNGVPVTYSTDKTAAFTQVSTALTGGGARAFEFWFYNGAYASDYQMVQVTPDKKYMMQVGVNNGIAGFDLYPIVESADHLSASIMPTSYHYRGTFAGESSRPWLHIVVQGNNIATGGVPQIYLNGVALTVTSSITAMSPGWNITATNTGIVYPDNITTLKHMRVYSRLMTAGEISTNANDNCFKPSNGCSGMQWYRFNIPAPGGETTIAENSTVETRAIGFVPPHVLATTYAYTSTNQVLQQKSPDGGTNRFWYDELSRLVASQNDKQQPAHKYSYTNYDETLGRINEVGEKTISVADDNFMGQPGFVSKVVYRNNFLPVGTNREITRTYYDDAAPVNGGVAGIALIPEQSNLRKRVAATTYRDVQTDAVKQATYYNYDISGNVKTLWQQIDGLTQANDVNSLKRIDYEYDLISGKVNFVAYQHNTTNPKPDQFYYQYKYDSENRLTEAWSGVSAMVEPLGGSEILKHSKRLDASYAYYLHGPLARVELGDRFGKVQGLDYAYTLQGWLKGVNGSRLDPATEISFDGNTTADNIARDAFAFSLGYYNNDYKPIGGLGATAFALKYTSQSAADDGASLYNGNISNTTLAISKINNGAAAGYTYRYDQLNRLTKTFIHNGITGTTWAGTKTLLEQMTYDGNGNIETAKRYTAAGTMIDDLNYRYTKDGNNKLNTNNRLLYITDAIPAATVNDLPTQSIGNYQYDEIGNLTTDVKANISAIDWTVYGKIKGITKTAGSNLLYAYDATGNRVKKTVGSTNTYYVRDAQGNALAVYTQAGGVVTWSEQQLYGSSRLGLWQPNVNMATAGAAQTEWQKAGLKRYELTNHLGNVLATISDRRLQHPTAGNTSFDYFTADVITAQDYYPFGMQQPGRGYASNNATYRYGFNGKENDNDVGKGDGNQQDYGMRIYDPRVARFLSTDPIAKSYPELTPYQFASNRPIDGIDLDGLEWAQDINVQCSMDGLTIQTDFTVKVKVINKSTLIKDPNVIKAKALEFKAAAEAKFNTSATFFLGPIVLHEKYKTEVILDFTPPTPDDGKIGILEFDDRTSTKTTTVSGPAFTPNTISNSSVTTTTTVINSVPGVTTGQIDDFTISLGITMDGKLTNSTDFKLTGAHEFGHSGGLKHPWSLTKVEKKWAPLLDQGNTSGNSTTIKDNLMNSAENPDPAVRNSNGSDTILGQFRAISEKIKTQGNFTPADLKKSP; this is encoded by the coding sequence ATGACCCGCCTGTTAAAAACATTTACTATCATAATTTTCTTGTTACTTGCAATAGTAAGAACTTATGCTGCTGTTGAAACTACCAGTTACAGTACTGTGGGGCAACTTAAAGTTGGAGATAAATTCAGCCTGTTAGATGACAAGTTCAAACTTAATTTACCGTATTGGGATCAGATAATAAATCGATCGGTAAAGAATTCTGTTAATCTTCAGTTATTCGATACAGAGCTCATTCAGGCACCTGCCGGTACCGTATTCACCGTTGTTGTAAAAATTGATCAATTTATAAATAACAATACCCCGCCTACTACTTCAACTCAAACATTGACGGTAAGTTATAACCAAAACGGAGGCACAACTTATAATGCAATAAGCAGCTATGTTTTCAATAATGCTTTTAGGGTAGATGTAGAAGTATTGAGCATTACATCAAGTACTTACCCAACATTTAATGATATACCCTGGGTGTTAAAAGTATCGGCTGATATTACTGTTGACCGAATTTATCCATTTAGTGGTTCAAAGCCAATAGCTATTACGGCTCCTGATGAAATTCTTACCGGTGCAAAAACGTTTGATCTGGAATGGGCGTTTGAAATTGGCGACGAGGAATTTGATGTAGAATGGACTACCATAGATGAAAACAGTCCGTTTAGCGTAACTATAGCAGGTATGCAGAGTAATGCAGTTGTTTCTGCTGAGGAGATGGATAAATTGTTTCGCAATAATGCTACGCGAATTGTTACTCAAAACAATAAGTATCCTATATCTCTGGCATATAACGAAAAGTATTTATTAGTGCGAATAAGGCGTGCTGCATATAATATAGATGGCGTACGTATTACCGGCGATTGGACGTACAAATGCAAAACAAGCACCAATAATTTAATTAAATACAACTGCTGGCTGCTCAAATGGCACGAAGATAAGTTAAACTGGCAGTTTTCGGCAAGCTTTGCAGAAGAAGGCAAGAGAAAAGAGGTTATCAGCTATTTCGATGGTACATTAAGAAACAGACAAACAGTTTCTATCGGCAATAGGGAGAAAAATAAGCCGGTTGTAAGTGTAGTGCAGGAGAATATTTATGACGAATTTGGGCGTCCCGCAGCAAGTATATTACCTACACCTATCAACAAAGAAGAAAACTTGCAGGCCAACGTTCCGTATTTAAATTATCAAAAAAAATTCAACCAAAATACAAGTGGTAGTCCATACAGTATAACAGATATTTTTAATAGTGTTGGAGTAAATTGCGAGGTGCTACCCAACCCGATATTTGGCAGTTTTGGTGCAGGCAAGTACTACTCAGCCAATAATGGGTTTAAAACCGCAACCGATCCAAAATATAATCAATACATCCCCGATGCGGAAGGCTATCCGTTTTCAATAACGCAATATACAACTGATAATACCGGCCGTATCAAACTTCAGGGTGGTGTTGGTGCGCAATTTCAGCCCGGAACAGGAGTAACCAGTAATACAACTAAATACTATTACGGAAAGCCAACTCAGCGGGAACTTGACCAACTGTTTGGAACAGATGTTGGCTATGCAGAACACTATACCAAAAATATGGTGGTTGACCCCAATGGTCAAATAAGCCTGTCATACTTAAATGCAAGTGGTAAAACAATCGCTACTGCGCTTTCTGGAGCTAACCCAACTAATGTTGACGAGTTGAGGTCACTTACTGACGCAGACATGGGGGAAAAAGATGAGGTGATTTTTAAACCGGAACAATTTATTTTCAGCAATTCTGATCTGAAAATAACTGCAACTACAAGTTACATGAATGCAGTGCCCGGGCAAAAGGTTACATTAAAATACAACCTTCAGCAAATAGTTACAAAGTACCCCAATGCGCAGGTAGATATTTGTAGTAACTGTTACTATGACCTCACCATATCAATAGTTGATGATTGCGGAGATGTTATATCAGTACCCGGCTTTATAACGACTGTGGGAAGTAAAGTTGAGATGAAAGGTATAGAGCCTTACAAAAATGATCAATTTGTGAATATCAGTTTTGCAAGAACCGGCGAGTATAAAATTAAGTTTGAGTTAGCGTATGATAGACAGGCGATTAATGATTATACTGAAAAATTTGTTCAGGAAGGCATTAGTCGCAATTATTTAAAGCAACAATTTGATTTTATAAAGGAAGGTTTTCTGAGCAAAATGAATGCGGCAGATTGCTATACAGATTGCAGAACCTGTGTAATTGAATTAGCAGACAATGTTGCTTTTAAGGCTATGGCCCTAAAGGAGTTTAAACTTTTAGATATTCAAGACAAAACCGGACAGCTATATACAGATATAAACAGCTTTATTGATGGGTTATACCTGGACTTGAAAACTGCGTGTGATAACAAACAACAAACTTGTAGTTATTCTGATTGCAACGCATATCAGAATGTAATGCTCTCCCATTTATCTCCCGGCGGGCAATACGCAACTTTTAGTAAGGCATATGTGCCGCCGCCTTTTTCACAATACATAACCTTGTACCTGCCTAATGAGGCTCAAACAAATGAGTTATCTAAACACTTTAATGATGTTTTTCACCCGTCTGTGCTTCCTGCGCAAAATGATGCAGACTTTATAACTTTAGTAGATGGCTCCCGAATATGGATTTACAGTCCGGAGTTTACCCTCGCGCGCATGATAGAAAATTGGAGACCAGAGTGGGCGTTAAAATTTCTACAATATCATCCTGAATATTGCAAGCTTCAGTACTGTCAGGAGTCGTCAAAATACACTACATGGGAGCAAATGATAAGGATTAATGTATTTGGAGAAACAACATTAAGCCGCATACCGGGCGCTTCGCCAAATATTACCTATGCAGATGGAGCGTACACCTTACTATCGGGCATAGATCCATTTTTTTCAACCACATCAACTTACGGAGCTCAGTACGAAGATGATATAGAAGCTGACCTTCAAAATTATACTACCCGCATTCTGAAAATTAACAACCGCCCGGGCTTGAGTTTGTATGATTACGTAAAATACCAGTTGTATTGTAAAGACAATGATGTAGGCACGAGTGCCACGTGGCCTGTATGTAACCCGTCATGCAGGTTGAAAGATAGAGAATGGGAACTATTTTCAGAACTTTATTTCCAGCTGCGCGAAAAATATTATGTAAAAGGCCGTACAGATTACCTGAACGCCCGGGGCGCCGCTTGCTCATGTGTGCGCAATATCGGTACGCCAATTACAGGTCCGCAGTCAAGTAACGCTTGCCCTATTAAAGAAAACTTCAGGTTGAACGTCTCCTCTTATGATGGCTATGGTACAGAATGGGAAGTAAAAGTTTATAATATTATGGGCAGCGTACCTCAAAAGGTAATGGTTAAGCTATCTTATACAGAAGGCGGCACAACAAAATATATAAACGTTCCAATTGCGGCCGGACAAGGCGAAGGCACCGTTCTTCTGCCTTTTGCTGTAAACTATTCAACTATTGCAATTAATTCTGTTGTGTGTGGAAATGTTAGTATCAATTTACAGGTGGAGAATATCCAAACACAAAGTTTACCCTATGATTATCAACAAGATTGGGGAAGCGGCACTTACAGATTTTATGGACAAGACACAAAGCATAAAATAAAAATATCTCTAAGAGATAATTCGGGCATACCTGTAGCTGCACCCGAAGGAGGGTTCGATGTTTACGTTAAAACAAAGAAAACATTAAATATGTACTCTTGGGTTCTATATTCACTTTTAAATACTCTTTTAAGTGAGTCGGAACCCATTCAGGTAGTTCATATAGATGCAGGGCTGTACTATGCGTTGGGTAATGAGTATACGTCTTCGCTAACAACTTTCTATACACCAGGTAATGTAGCTCCCTATATAACTAAAGACCAAATTGCATTAACATGTGTTTACCCTATAGCTGGCATTAACAGCATAACCGGACTGACCGTATGTACAGATGGTTATGAAGAGCCTACCATAAGCTGTAGTAACGAGGCTTATTACGCCAACAAAACCGCGGTGTTTTCTGAATCATCTACGCAGACCATTACAGTTCCTCAGGATGGTAAAGATGCTGTACTGGCGCAAAATCAAAGCGCATTCACAGCGCAGATCAATAGCAACTGTGCAGATGCTATTAATGAATGGATGTTAAAGCTGGAACCTGGCCTTCGTGCTAAATATCCTAACTTAAATGATTTTGAAAACGTTGAGCGGGACTTGCGGGCAAGGCTATATGCGGTATGTGCTAAGGGCGGTGATGTAACCCACATGATGGGCGTTAGTGAGTTAGTACCGGGAATTTTAACATCATATCAAGACAATAGCTTTGGAGACGCTATAAAAAGCTATACACTGGCAAACGCAAAGTTTACTGCCGGTTTAAACCCATGGTTGTTAAGCTATCCTAATCCGTATAACAAACAAAAAATGTCTCAAACGGCGCGGGTAACTAAAATTAATAGTACCATAGATGCTGCGCTTAAAGCACTTAAAACATCTTATCAAAATTCATTGCCTGTTAGTCAGAGTTATTCAAATGCCGGTTTTTATAACTATTTGAAAAATCAGTACGGCGAGTTGGCAATGACCATAAGCGAGGTAGAACTGGCCGACCTTGTTAACGCATCAAACTGTAACTACTTGCTGCAATATAACATTTTGCTGCCGGCATTTTTACGCGATGGCGGTTGCGTAACGCGCAGCGCTTATGATTTAGCTCTTAACCAACTGCACTCTGCTTTTGATATTTCACCATCAGCATTAATGGCACATGCAAACTATCCGGCTATCCTAACCAACTTTATGAATAACCGGTTTGGTTTTGGATTAACGTATGCCGATTACAAAGCATATAATACAACGGGGCTTCTTTGCAATAGTATTTACAATAATGAAAAGCCTATTGACCCGTATGATTGTATAAGAACCACCTTGGTAAGCGCGCTAACGAGCGGTGTGTTTGCTTATGAAAAGTATATACAAGACGAGAAAAATAAGTTCAGGGCCTTTTATATATCACAATGTGCATTGGCACAAAATACTGTTAATTTAAAATCTACATCGCCTAAATACCATTATACTTTATACTACTATGATCAGGCCGATAACTTAGTGCGTACTGTGCCGCCAGAAGGCGTTAAGCTGCTTGATGATAGTCAGTTAAAATGGATAGAACAAAATCGCTTAAGCGAAAGCAGCAATTGCACAGATGCGCCAATTATCTGTAACGGAGTGCCGGTAACTTACTCAACCGACAAAACAGCTGCATTTACACAGGTAAGTACAGCCCTTACAGGTGGCGGCGCCAGAGCTTTTGAGTTTTGGTTCTACAACGGTGCATACGCTTCCGATTATCAGATGGTACAGGTTACACCCGATAAAAAGTACATGATGCAGGTTGGGGTGAATAATGGTATTGCTGGCTTTGACCTATACCCTATTGTGGAGAGTGCAGATCATTTAAGTGCATCAATAATGCCAACTTCGTACCACTACAGAGGCACTTTTGCAGGCGAATCAAGCAGGCCGTGGTTGCACATAGTTGTACAGGGAAATAATATAGCCACGGGCGGGGTGCCGCAAATATATCTTAACGGTGTAGCGCTAACGGTAACCAGTAGTATTACAGCCATGTCGCCTGGCTGGAATATTACCGCCACAAATACGGGTATAGTATATCCCGATAATATAACCACGCTTAAACATATGCGTGTATACTCACGCTTGATGACAGCAGGGGAGATCAGTACCAACGCTAATGACAATTGCTTTAAACCATCAAACGGTTGCAGTGGCATGCAATGGTATAGGTTTAATATACCTGCTCCGGGCGGCGAAACTACAATTGCAGAAAATAGCACAGTTGAAACACGGGCTATTGGATTTGTACCGCCGCATGTACTTGCTACCACCTATGCTTACACATCAACTAACCAGGTGTTGCAGCAAAAATCTCCTGACGGCGGCACCAACAGGTTTTGGTATGATGAACTTTCGCGCCTGGTGGCATCGCAAAATGATAAGCAGCAACCTGCGCATAAATACAGCTACACTAACTATGATGAAACACTTGGCAGGATAAATGAAGTTGGCGAAAAAACAATTTCAGTTGCCGATGATAATTTTATGGGCCAGCCCGGATTTGTCAGCAAGGTGGTTTACAGAAACAACTTTTTGCCTGTCGGTACCAACCGGGAAATAACGCGTACTTATTATGATGATGCCGCGCCTGTAAACGGTGGCGTTGCCGGCATAGCGTTAATACCCGAACAAAGTAACCTGCGCAAGCGCGTTGCCGCTACCACTTATCGCGATGTGCAGACCGATGCTGTAAAGCAAGCCACTTACTATAACTATGATATATCTGGCAACGTTAAAACGTTGTGGCAGCAAATTGACGGACTTACACAGGCTAATGATGTAAACAGCCTTAAACGTATTGACTATGAATACGACCTGATAAGCGGAAAAGTAAATTTTGTTGCTTATCAGCATAATACTACCAACCCTAAGCCAGACCAGTTTTATTATCAATACAAGTACGATTCAGAAAACCGGTTAACAGAAGCCTGGAGTGGTGTTTCGGCCATGGTTGAACCATTAGGTGGCAGCGAAATATTAAAACATAGCAAACGTTTAGACGCGAGTTATGCCTACTATTTACATGGGCCGCTGGCACGTGTAGAACTTGGCGACAGATTTGGTAAAGTACAGGGGCTTGATTACGCCTATACACTACAAGGCTGGTTGAAGGGAGTTAACGGGTCCCGCTTAGACCCTGCCACTGAAATTAGTTTTGATGGCAACACCACAGCAGACAATATTGCACGCGATGCCTTTGCTTTTTCTTTGGGGTATTACAATAATGATTATAAACCAATTGGTGGCTTAGGCGCAACAGCCTTTGCGCTTAAATATACATCTCAAAGTGCTGCAGATGATGGTGCCAGCCTGTATAACGGCAATATAAGCAACACAACTCTGGCCATTAGTAAAATTAACAATGGTGCCGCTGCGGGTTATACTTACAGGTATGACCAACTGAACCGCCTTACCAAAACCTTTATCCATAACGGCATTACAGGTACCACCTGGGCCGGAACAAAAACACTGTTAGAGCAGATGACCTATGACGGTAATGGCAATATTGAAACAGCCAAACGTTATACGGCGGCAGGCACTATGATTGATGACCTTAACTATAGGTACACCAAAGACGGCAACAACAAACTCAATACCAATAACCGTTTACTATACATTACTGACGCCATACCCGCTGCCACGGTTAATGATTTACCTACGCAGAGTATTGGTAACTACCAGTATGATGAAATAGGCAACCTTACAACCGATGTTAAAGCGAATATTAGTGCTATTGACTGGACCGTTTATGGTAAAATAAAAGGCATAACCAAAACGGCCGGCAGCAACCTGCTTTACGCTTATGATGCTACCGGTAACCGGGTGAAGAAAACGGTTGGTTCAACCAATACTTACTACGTGCGCGATGCGCAAGGCAATGCGCTGGCTGTTTATACCCAGGCAGGAGGCGTGGTTACATGGAGCGAGCAGCAGTTATACGGCAGCAGCAGACTTGGCCTGTGGCAGCCCAACGTAAACATGGCTACGGCAGGCGCCGCGCAAACCGAGTGGCAAAAAGCAGGCCTGAAACGCTATGAACTAACCAACCACTTAGGCAACGTATTGGCAACTATTAGCGACCGCCGGTTACAGCACCCTACAGCCGGCAATACCAGTTTTGACTATTTTACCGCCGATGTAATAACCGCGCAAGATTATTATCCTTTTGGTATGCAACAGCCCGGCCGTGGTTATGCTAGTAACAACGCCACCTACCGCTATGGCTTTAACGGCAAGGAGAATGATAATGACGTTGGTAAGGGCGATGGCAACCAACAGGACTACGGCATGCGGATTTATGATCCGAGAGTAGCGAGGTTTTTGTCAACAGACCCTATTGCCAAATCGTATCCTGAATTGACGCCCTATCAATTTGCGAGTAATAGACCAATTGATGGAATTGACCTAGATGGGTTAGAGTGGGCACAAGATATAAACGTGCAGTGTTCAATGGACGGACTAACAATTCAAACGGATTTTACCGTAAAAGTAAAAGTGATAAATAAATCTACTTTAATAAAAGATCCAAATGTTATCAAAGCTAAAGCACTGGAATTTAAAGCGGCAGCTGAAGCTAAATTTAACACAAGCGCCACATTTTTTTTAGGTCCTATAGTTTTACATGAAAAGTACAAGACAGAAGTTATTCTTGATTTTACACCGCCCACTCCTGATGATGGCAAAATTGGTATATTAGAATTTGATGATCGTACTAGCACTAAAACAACTACAGTTTCTGGCCCAGCTTTTACTCCTAATACAATCAGCAATAGCTCTGTAACTACTACAACAACGGTAATTAATAGCGTGCCAGGAGTTACTACAGGTCAAATAGATGATTTTACTATTTCACTTGGAATAACCATGGACGGTAAACTAACCAATAGCACAGATTTTAAATTGACCGGTGCGCATGAATTTGGACATTCAGGTGGATTAAAGCATCCTTGGAGTTTAACTAAGGTTGAAAAAAAATGGGCTCCATTGCTAGATCAGGGTAATACGAGCGGTAATTCCACTACGATTAAAGATAACTTAATGAACTCAGCTGAAAACCCAGATCCAGCGGTAAGGAACAGCAATGGTAGTGATACTATTTTGGGGCAGTTCCGTGCTATAAGTGAAAAAATCAAAACCCAAGGCAATTTTACACCTGCCGATCTAAAGAAAAGTCCATAG
- a CDS encoding DUF928 domain-containing protein has product MLKKGYIIILLLAIASPVFAQIRINFIPEIYGRNVNGLFNCQLINGRQAVTASLTITVTERASGTICVIKTPEFTLQSGTNPVPALAVRQSAIQFSQSKGGRLLSMNNTFPAGEYEYCYSLTIRNSDILPDEECFSYTLAPFAELNLIDPYDGDDLCNKRPVFTWQPLVPALSGTRYQLVLTEIKQGQSATEAINYNQPIINQRNITSPMLVFPSIARDLELNKKYSWQVTAYKDLTVLNRSEVSQFSINCADSVKKQVVASGYRDIEDLSKGNFYIASGYLRFALVNSYGVQNMVYTITSINNPNKKIGHLAKIKLVKGNNQIDIDLAGNSSFTDGEFYILTVTMPTGNVKSLRFLYKEEDSK; this is encoded by the coding sequence ATGTTAAAAAAAGGGTATATAATTATATTATTGCTTGCTATCGCATCGCCGGTTTTTGCTCAGATACGCATAAATTTTATTCCCGAAATTTATGGGCGAAACGTTAATGGCCTGTTTAATTGCCAATTAATTAACGGCCGCCAGGCGGTTACGGCCAGTTTAACTATAACAGTTACCGAGCGTGCAAGTGGCACCATATGCGTAATTAAAACTCCCGAATTTACTTTACAAAGCGGAACCAACCCCGTACCGGCTCTTGCAGTCAGGCAGTCGGCCATTCAGTTTTCGCAAAGTAAAGGTGGAAGGCTGCTTAGCATGAATAACACATTTCCAGCTGGTGAGTACGAATATTGTTACAGTCTGACCATCAGAAATTCAGATATTTTACCTGACGAGGAGTGCTTCTCTTATACTTTGGCTCCATTTGCCGAATTAAACCTAATTGATCCTTATGATGGTGACGACCTATGTAATAAACGCCCTGTTTTTACCTGGCAACCTCTTGTACCCGCGTTATCCGGAACACGGTATCAATTAGTTTTAACGGAGATCAAACAAGGGCAAAGTGCAACCGAGGCTATCAATTATAACCAACCTATTATAAATCAGCGCAATATTACATCACCCATGTTAGTGTTCCCGTCTATCGCGCGCGATCTTGAACTAAATAAAAAGTACTCATGGCAGGTTACTGCTTACAAAGATCTAACCGTATTGAACAGATCAGAAGTAAGCCAATTTAGTATTAACTGTGCAGATAGCGTCAAAAAGCAGGTAGTTGCCTCCGGTTATCGTGATATAGAAGATTTGAGTAAAGGGAATTTCTACATCGCAAGTGGGTATTTGCGGTTTGCGCTTGTAAATTCTTATGGTGTACAAAATATGGTTTATACAATAACATCTATAAATAATCCAAACAAAAAAATTGGCCACCTGGCTAAAATAAAACTGGTAAAAGGCAATAATCAAATAGATATTGACTTGGCTGGTAATTCAAGTTTCACTGATGGTGAATTTTATATACTCACAGTTACAATGCCGACTGGTAACGTTAAAAGTTTAAGGTTTTTGTATAAGGAGGAGGATAGTAAATGA